Genomic window (Centroberyx gerrardi isolate f3 chromosome 9, fCenGer3.hap1.cur.20231027, whole genome shotgun sequence):
CTCTATAGCAATCATActaacatcaatatatcacatactgtacaacgTAACATTGTAGCCgcaattcttgttttttttctgtcactgtaaTGTTTCACTAATGACGTCATTTTCCTCTGCTGCATCCTGACATGACTGTACATGGTAGTTTCATGTCAACATAATCAAAGTCAACAAAATACTACTGTTCTTACCCTGTTTCCCTCTTCACAGcgtgttaccatgacgatgatAGAGGACTGTTGCTCCCATATCATCCTCCAGAAGTCACTCACGGTTTCATCCTTCGgccctacaacacacacacacacacacacgcttagcATCAACCATAAATATCAAGTGCAGTTATTAAGTGTGTAAAGAATATGAGAACACTGCTTTACCTTGagctgcaatgtacttcttACATTCCTTGAATCCCTGTAGTAAGAAAGCAATTGATGTTCAGCAGCTGTGTATTGGAAGTGAACAGTCATGAACTTTGCTTAGATTACCACAGATACCACTAAAAACATGTGCTGTTCGACATTGGTGTGTCCCTTCAGCATGACTGTTCTTATTCACAGTATTATAGTAtttattatgatgattattatgatgtagtagtagcagcagcagcagcagtagtagtagcagtaacaatagtagtaacagtaatattagtagcagtagtagtaacagtagtagtaacagtagcagtagcagtaacaatagtagtaatagtagtagtaacagtagtagtagcagtagtagtaatagtagcagtatagtagcAGTAACTGTAGCAGTAGCAATAGGAGcagaaacagtagtagtaacagtagtaacagtagtaacagtagtaacagtagtagcagtagtatctgGGTGTTTTCCATACATCAATGAAGCTGGCGTTGATGTAGTCACATCCTGCCTCGCCATTTCCTGTGGTCAGCTGGACGCGGTTGTAATCATCTGGGACATGAGAGAAAAGCAAAAGACACGCTGTCACTCACTGAAGACATTTCTATGACCTTTACATATCCAACAGAGAGcaaaggtgtgtttgtgtgtgtgtgtgtgtgtgtgtgtgtgtgtgtgtgtgtgtgtgtgcgtacgtgcgtgtgtgtgtattaaattGGCTAATATGAATTATGTGGGTACATCTCAATGGTAAAAACATAAGAACAGAAtagataaaaaatacataataaacaGTTATGTGAATTGGttaatgcttttatccaaagggCATCATATTAATTTGAGCCCACTTTAATGCGAGGGCCtctgtgggaatcaaacccaagGTAACCATTGCTCTACCATTGAGCTACTCGGCACCAAAACAGTAAACAGAGAAGACGGCCTCCCACTCACAAGGCAGGATGTCCACATAGCGGTTCTTGGTGGCATTGCAGGCCTTCTTGGCCTCTTTCACTGTGTTCCTGGAGAAGATTCTGGGGATGCTCTGAAAGCAGACACAAACTGTGAGCTGCAATTGCCAAAGAGCAATACAGAGCAAAACCACTTTCACACTGTTTGTACATTCAGCTGGTCTGAGTTTATAGGGTGCTAGGGCAGTTTATTCCTGGGTTCAAATGCGGTCTGGGACCTTTGTTACATGTCatccacctttctctctctatctctctattgtctctctccactgtaaactaTCCAATAcagcagaaatgcaaaaaaaacaatcctaaAAAACATAATACAGATTCCAAATTCACCTGAAACTCAGCCAGGAAAAGCCTTCCTTCATCAGCGATCTTCCTCTTGTAGGCATCCAGCAGGACTTCTGCAGCGATTGGCTCGACATTCAGCAGGTTCTCCTCATCATCTATGAACCAAACCAGTCAGAAAATAACAGTGCTTTCAAGCACGAACAGGAAATACTCTTTCTTCTAGTTTGTAACTTGTCATACCACAGTGTAGTTCACaaacatacaacacaaacaGGGTTGGCTAAGTTACTTTAAAACTGCAATCCATTACACACCATTTTGAACCAGACgatttattccaaaatgctgtaataCTCCACTAATCCTCATCTGTCAACCATTATGTCAAGATGTGGAAAATGATATTTGAATTTCTCACTTTCTATTTATGATCttaaaatcaaaatgtttttttttttgctcttcaaACATGCCTTTAAATGATCTATCAGGTAaactacatttttttaaaaagtaaaatccGATGACTGTATTTTTctctgtaactgtaactgaatATAGCTACCAACTAGTCATAATCAGATCACTATAATCCAAAACAGATTACAAACATAATAGTTGTTGCTGAATGATATTGTTGTTTATTGCCTACTCAAACCCCTACtgtagaaaaaagaagaaagccaGTGTCTACTCACTTGCTGCTGGAATGAGCACCAAATGTTCACCCAGGTCGCTGTGGAGAAAATACTGAAGTTTGGTTTCATATAGTTTAAATTGTTCCTATATGGCATAGATTAGGCTACACAGTACATACTGTGATTTTGGAAGCCATTCATTAAAACATAAACACGGAATACAGTGATGCTCTCTCCAGTCTTTGAGCTGGTTGAggaattcaattcaaatgagctttattggcaagAAATACTTgccaaagaaaataaagagcagTAATGCTACTCCTGaactgtaaatgaaaaaaacaaaacggtaTACTCCTCATGTGTCAAataatcaaaatgtcaaagtaatCTAACAACATGGTGATTCTTGACTTTATAAATGGCACAACACATGCAGATCCATCTCTGTAAAAACAGAAGCAGTGTGAGATTAGATGCAGAATGATCCTTACTGGGACTTCTTCCGCTGCAGAATGTAGATCTTGTAGAGAACCAAAAGCAGGGCCACAGAtgtgaggatgatgaggaagacCAGAATACCAATGACAGCTTTGTCGTTGTCTGTAAGAAGATAGATATAATAGCAGGAAATCGAAGAGTTGGCATTTATGTTAGAGATATAATGTATAGAACTGGaggtgtatactgtatatcagagtaaaatgtttgaaaatgatttaactGAGCAATATAGGACAATATGGCATGAAGTAAGTGAAACAGCACATACAGTAAGTAATAATTTCTTGGAGCACAGGATGGCTCTCAAAATGTCCGTTGAAGACAGTCACCTGGCAAGACAGTACATCCCATTAGCAGGAATTATGGCACTATTTGAAATATGAGGAATAGCTGGAAACTAGTCTTGTGAAACCAAAAAAGATTATACATACCTTCACTGTGTACGTTGTAGAGTAGCTTAGACCCGTGAATTCAAAATCgcatgttgttttattttgctgtgtattttcatttcctggagaaagGCGTGCTatgtatttcttcttcttcatgtccCCATTCAATTCaccaaaatatttacattttactgtaAAAGCATTATTCTCTGTGATAGAATATGTGATTTTATCCTTGAGGACCGGCTGTGGTACTGTAAGACATAACAAGTGAAGAGTAAAGACACATTTTCCTTCAGATACAGTACCGTATGCTTACTTACATACaatttaaagtgatattttacTTTGGTATGACAACAACTTTAACCCAGTTTAGCCTCATATGTGTCATCACCAAATATTGGCTGTCCTAGCCCTGGGTATCAATAGTGATTGTATACATATGCCTTCGGTTTCCTTTCTGtaaattcaacttttaacaGATATACCACAGCTTGGTAACCAAGTGTAATTTACATGGCTTGGATTAGTGTGTAATGTATACAATGTATGATTGTTATATATAATGCATGTTGGCAGTCTATCCAGGAATGCATGACATGCTATTTTATCATTGGCATTCAACATTATTTGCTCTATAAAATTGTTGGATGTTTTACCTAAACCCTATCTAGCTGAGAACTGGTGACAAAGAGATTCATTGCAAGGACAGAAAACATCCACACTGATTAATGCTGAGTAAATCTTGTTCTAAGTCAATACTCTTCCAAATGTAATGTTCCAATTCCTATAATAcagtaatactaatactacaaatatttatatttgttgtaTAGCACTCAACAAAGTTACAATATGTTACTAGAAAGCaatgttttcttccaaaataTTATTATGAAATACTGCCAACACTGTATGGTCTCAACAAAGCATTTCAGAAAGACATCTACTTTTATTGTCATGCACTTATCTTAATTGGACATTCAACAATATATGCAGTACATAATCTTGATAAATAATCAACTCTAGTTCAGATTTCAATAGTCTCTTTGTATTGGTATATGTGTCCAAAGTCATTTTCcccaaaaagcatttttttggCTACTTACCTTCAGCCGCAGTTTGGATGACAGGTATCTGAACTGGGCCGAGAACGGGCTTGTTGTTGTACTTGGGTTGTACTTGGCACTTATAATCGTTGAATGGTTTCAATCCAGACACATTACATTGTAACGTTGTTTCGGTGacactttctgtcttttctatAAAAATGAGATTAtatgaaaaatgacattgtAAAACAATTTTCAttcgctgttttgggctggatgAGTGAATGGCAACAGGAAAATCAGGAAAAGATTTTTAGACTGAACATTGCATTTATAAAGTTAAAGGAACACACCAAGGTTTTGTGaaattggcccattggtcaacttacccgttaagtgatgagagtATAGACACCAACATCATACATGTGTCCCCGATGGATCAATAGCACTGGTactccatgttaacactttagcaaacactatgttgactgaCAGTAGGCGACTAGTATCACCTCAAAATAAGAAGAGCGCCCTTTTAGTACTAAAAAGTTGTTAATGGTTTTTACTATATGGCCTGTtgactcagaaataaaaaaaaaagaaatattactgtaataTCGCTGATGTAACCATGGTTTTTAATTTTGGAACTATTCCAAGTGTGCAACCGCCTATTCATCCcctgcgcagtgatttttaggtgtacacacagtctcacacgcCCGCCACATTTACTTCCTATAGAAACAGTAGTCCCTAGTAGTATATCATTTCTGTATCATACTTCATGTAAATTTGATGAATCCCCTACACAAAACTTGACTTGGCATATCATCTAAGATTACTTACAACataatgtgttagcatggagcaccagagcaaaCAATATACCAGGGAtgcatggatgattttggtgtctacaGTATGTTTTCATCACTCAACAGGTATGTTGACCAAccggccaatctcccaaaaacccAGTGTATTCCtttgaaaaagaagaaggagaaattAGAGTTAATTCAACAATTTTGACATACTGGTTTTCTGATCAGTACAGCTGCAGTTGTATGAAAGGTCCGGGATGGCATCTTCACACTTCATGCTCCTGGTGTGCCAACTCAACATAATGGACTTACTGGTTGAGTGATTCCTTGTGATGGATATATTCAAATCTGTTGGACACAGTATCAGACATCTGTAAAATTGAAGTAATATCTGGTCCTCTCCGTTACTCCACTGTAACAGAGGGTACAAACTATCAATATCCAGAGGAAAACTGATTATCAACATACCGCACTTAATTTCGACGATGATAGTAGTTGTCTTGTTTGTGCTGACATTGTTGTAATTGATCTGACCAGTGCAGTTGTACTTTGTGAAGGGCTTCAGCTCAGACACATTCTTGACCACATTGGGCTTGTCAAGTACTGAGACGGCTGAAAGTTAACACAGTCATTTCCCAACCAATTAGAAGATGTACCACAGCGCCTATGAGCAGTTATCTTTGTCTATAGATGAGGACATGGGGAAGATTTATGGGGCACTAATACTGCAAAGAAAAATCCCCCATTCAGCCACTTAAATataactagaaggcactcagaAAGCGTACGCTTcgccaacactgaacaattctccaacttgctgctACACTCAAAgtcatcattcctatcacttaaatttgcagttaaattgatttctctaccctgcaaacataaacataggatttggaatcaagtctctatctctgttagttttgAGACAAATAAAACTAACAGGGGCAGAAACAATTGGCAgaggtaaaaacaaacagacaaacaaaaaaaaaacattttaatcttatttttacCCTTAAATAGGCTATAAGACATTATTGAGAAGTCAAGTCTAATCTTTCCACTTACTGCGACAGGTGTAATCGATGGTAAGATTATTACAGTTTAGTGGTGTATTTGTTCCTATTTCACCACCAAGTCGATCAGGAGCAGTCAGAGTGATTTCCTTTGGATCTAAGAGATTtgctgaaaaaatgaaaaaaaaaaaaatgtgtagatGAAACATGTTAAAATGAGGCGTATGTACACCATCATACAAAATACAGGTAAAATCTATTGTACATACCGACACTGACATTTTGAGGTACAGAAATGTTTCGACATTCTCTTGAATTGAAGGTTCTAGTCAAATTTGAGCAAAGGTCAGTGTACTTGAACTTGATACAGAATGCTTGACCATTCTTGTATTGCACGGTTCGAGTAGATTCTTTTGTTTGTAGTGCAGAGCTGATATCCCATTCACTCCAATAACAAAGATGTCCGGGGAGGGAGTCGACATTCTTAATGTCACCTTCAACTGAAATGCATGAATGTTGCACGAATGTTAAAATTTCTCTTCCACTTTCACATTCTCCCAATTCTGAGGTTAAAAAAGTAAGATGCCATACAATAATTAgaaatggtttttttttactcacttGCTTCATTTGTCTTCAGAGATTGCGTTCCGTTGGGCTCACATTGTGTGGAGACACTATTATTAATTGTCACATTATGCCCATACATAGTACAGGGCTTCAGGTTTTGGATAACACTCGACCCATTTTTGGAAAAGGTTAGATTTCTAGATGAGCCTTGTTCAGTAAGAGTTATGATGTAGCCGGTAGCAGTGAAGCTATTGATGATCTTGATCTCAAAGCCAAACTTGATTGCTTTAATATCGTATGAACCTGCACACAAAATAAAGAATCATCAGTCTCTTGGTGAATGTGAACTACCTGGTGTCATTTTAACCTCAAACATTTTTGTTCATGTAGTTGCTGTATATGTTGAAATAGGATAAAATCCAAATGTCCAATAGCTTCATATCCATTGCATTCATTGGAAAGTAAGAGAGAAATGCAGATGCTGTAAACTACTGTAATTAGTGCACATGAGTGAAAGGATGAGATGGATTATCtattaaaaaatgaaactgaTACTCACACTTTGAGGGGCCTGGAGGATATAATAAAattataagagagagagagattagagaaTAGCAAGTGACATTAATGTATGATTATATAATATAGGGCATTTGGATGATTCTTAAGCAACTTGCAAGTAGACTATGGCAAGTGCATGTATTTTTAGTAACTGTAACCCCagtcctggcagtgttagtgccatgttATGTCTACTGAGCTACACATTACAAGTTGCCTCATGTTTCCGTTGGTATACTGTActcacagcacaacacaatCGTGTATCTGCTATTCATATGAGCAAATAGACAGCATCTAAATGAGGAAACTCCAACCTGCAGTGGTAAGGTTAGGTGCTATGGTGATGGGTTGTGTGACTGGAGGTGAGGTCTGGTTGTGAGTGGTGTTTGCTGGACTGCTTGCGGGTAAGGTGCTTGCAGGGTCAGAAGAGGCTGTAGGGTGGAGGACATGATCGCGGTCACTTTCAAAGAGAAAATACCATAATTCCAACATAATTCTAAGCAACATTTAAGAATACTGTCATGCTAAATGCAATGTTCACGTGGCTGATGTAACTGTGAACTGAGGCTGAATACGTTACCACGGGTGGTAGTTGCTAAATTGGATGCCTGGGTTGTGGAGTTTGAGGTGCGTGGAGGTATGAGGGCAGTTGTCGAGATGCGTGGAGGTGAGGCTACTAAAGGATTAGAGGCATTTGTTTTGGTGCTTGGAGGTAAGACGGTAGATGTGGTGATGCTTGGAGGTGAGGGGCTCGATAAAACAGCtgcattccaaaaaaaaaaaaaaaaaaaatcacaaagacaatatcacaataatacCCTCTACATCCTTAAACGTGCTATGTGTAGCAGACCACATTTCCTGTAAACCCTGATGCTTCTTGTCACAAAAAAGATTTCACTACTTGTCCCTTTTTGTCTCTGTCTATAAAAGAAGAAGAGGTCCCAGCTTCCATCAAAGCATTTTGTGGCAAGAGGTAGCATAACCCTCTGTCTCTGacttggtttctctctctccctctctttctgactATAGCAGTCTCACCTGCGGGGTTGGTGTCATTGCTGTTGGTACCTGCTGTCTTATCTTGTGAGGAAGGTGAAGGTGTGGAAGCTGTTGTGGACAGAGTGGCAGAGTGAGTACAAGAGGGCTGTTCTGAAGGGAGATGAGTAGATATGCTTTGTTATTGGTAGACCGACGGAGACTCACAGCCAAGAGGAGACAAGTTGTGAATTATTGGGAAACCCCTGTGGTTCTAGTAGATAAAGTGCACCTTAATCTCACGTAACAACACCTCTGGCTCAAGCAacagaggtctggagaaattctcATCATAAAACATGGGATGACGAGACCTTGCTGAGCCAAGGCAGCACTGATTGGCTCTCAGTTTGAAATAGGATTCTTGTACAAGCCACCAGCAGTCAGCTTTAGAACAAGTAGATACAATGCTAGCTACTTTGCAGAATAGATTTGAGTTAATATACGTACAAACTCTTTGGGTCAAATCAAACgagcaagatgaaaaatttgaaacaaaacattttgccaAAAGTATGCCCATTACACCAGATCGCGTCGATGAAGCCTTTGCAGGTTCTCAGCTAGAAGACTCTACTGAGCAACAGATGTTTACCAAGAGGCTACGGTAAAAGTTTGATTCATCAAAATTAGTTTCTATAGCTATATATCAAACTCATTGATAACAAAACCACAAGCACCCGATAAAATGTAAGCAAATTTTCCCTTAAAACAAAGTCATGACCAAGCAGCCTTCCTCTCTATCATTCATGAGTAATACATTGTTACTGTAGTGATCACACTATTAGGAAAATAACTGCGCATCAAGGCATTCGTTTTCATTTAAAGGCCAGAATAGCAAGTGAGCACCAGTGCCATGCTCCGCCCCAGCAAAATTTGACTGGTTTGAATGATGATGACTGCCAATCGTCACCGCCCGTTTCTAACCAACTATTGTGTTTGAGGGCGTTTTCACACCTATTGTTTATTTGCTTTGTTTCGAATCAGCAACTAATTTGTTACAATGTTGCAGTTAACCTTTGGTTAAGTTTCTTTTCACACAGCAATATTTCTAAGCAGAATAAGATTTGTAAACAAACGCTATGCGTGATCAAACTGGTCCCTCATTGGTCAGAATGCGAATCAAGGCTGCATCTTGACAACGTGTTGCTGCATTTGATTCGACAAAGACGCGCTGCTTCCAGACACCTCTGTGGAAGGCACGCTCTAATGAACGCCTACAGTGACATATTCACTCATCAATTTTCTACTCAGAAGACACATCAGGTAAGCCATCATGCATAGCGAGTTCGGTCCTTTGGCTCGAATTGCATTCTCACTGCAAAGGAACCGTGCCAGAGTTCGTTTGGAAGTGGACTGAGACCAGCCTCTCAAGTTGGTCTCAGTCTGCTTGTTCTGGTCCGCACCCGAGTGCAATTGCTGCGCTCATATATGCCAAAACAAACCGAACTTCGCGGGGAAACGCTCCAGGGTCCGAAATAAAGGCTCCAAAGGTGTGAAAAGGTGTGAAAACACCCTAAATTTCCGTCATTTGAGCCAGAGGCATGGCTATGTGAGATTATGTGCACCTAAACACCACAGACTCCCCACCGAAACCCTAACTGATCTTAGAAACACACAATTCACCCTCCCCCATGCTGAACATGCATGCAAAACACATCCACAATAAATGTTATAAGAAAGGCTGATCAAGATCAAGTGAAATGAACTGATCAAGATTCTCTTTGGGAAGCCAGATTTTACAGGAGGTTAGGAAAGTAGTCAATTGCATCAGCAGTTCAGCCTTCCTTCTTGACTCATGCCAGCCTTGGAGGCACTTCAACCAAGCTTAGCTGGTTGGGCTTTAGCTTGACATCAAAGCAAGCTAACCAAGAAATGattgataacaaataataataataaataagacATTCCCAGATATGTTAAAAATTACATGCAAAATTGCCTTTGCGGTGACTTTAGATAGGGTTAGCTggctaacaaagtgtttgtTAGGCTACAGCTAGCAATGCTAAACTGCACAGTTGCTTGGCTTGGGAAGGAGCTggtgacttgtgattggctgaacgaTCAGGGGCAGAACGAGCCTCCCACGCTGCAGCCGTAGAGTCAACCATGGGagcaaaaagacagacaaaccaGTACTTGACAAGGTAGCTGACATGGAGTAGCCtacgttatttgcattttaaggcATTATGCTAATTTCATGAACTTTGGGAGACCAGGCTGGCTTTGGTGATACTGCTGCTGTGGGGTGATGAGACAGAATGAAGTGAGTGTGAGGTAGCAGGTGGAGGCTGAAGTGAAGGCATGACACAGGTACTGGACTGGTTACAGACTGGTTGGATAATTAAAAGTCATGTGGTAGATCAGTTCTGTACATTGTACTGCAACTTACCCACTGGCTGTTGACCTAGAattacaaaagagaaaaaaatgtcagaatcATCCAAAGTCTTCTACATTGCAGCATTTATTCAAGTCATGAAGGAGTGTGTAAGgctatgcaaaaaaaaaaaaaaacctcacaaacAGTGCATTTGATTAATTTTttctgaaatctgaaatctgaaataaaaGACATCAAGGCATCCACTTCCTTCTAACTCTGTTAAACTCTCCCTGCAGGGCCTAAGCATTATCTAGtcaaaagaggaaaggatgTTGCTCGAAGTGAGGTACAACCTGGTTGCTATGACAATGTGACAAAGAGCCTGAACACTATTTCAGAAGGCTAACCACTGTTTCCTGTCTTGCATTGAAACCCAGCACCTCCCCAGACTTACAAAATTGACTTGGTTTCAGTTTGGCCAGATCTCAGGCTTATATTTAAACACAAATATGAATCTATAAAAAATTGGTCTGAAATTTTTAACAATGAAAGCAAACACTGTGGCAATAGAAACTGCCAGCATCAGGCTGTAACAGACTTTCTCTCTTATAATCTTGTTTTTAGTCATTAGAAATGAAAGAAACTAACACCAAAAGTATTTTTCTGTGCTGTACAGTGTTCCCAAAAGTCAAAGTTAGAATACAAATAACAAAGATCAAGTCCATCCTCTACGACAGTACTTTTTGAATTTTGCTCCACTACGGACTGAATAAGTCTATACAGCTGAGAAAACATACAGAATGCAGTGTAGTAAGACTGCAGGGAGACTTTATTTACGCTTTACTTTTGTAATGCAAAAAGAatccactgcaaaaaatatccatcttaaccaGTGTTGACGTGTAAATAAAAAATTGGTCATAATGATCATAATAAggcaaccaccaatataaattaaaattagattAAATCTTCAGAAACACATTAAGTTATGCTTTTTCCCTAATTCtatttctgcaaataaaaaggtgagtttaggtgggtttgccTTCCACTGTATCCCTGATCTTAGCAAGTTATTTAAGTACATTTCTAGTATCGAGgcttaaaatatattttttcttatatttcgtgatctgccttgtttcaagatatttacACTTTTTATTTAGAAAATTCCTGAAGTGAAACCTTTTATATCACCTATATCAAGCCATTGGCAGAATATTTCACTTTCGCTTTAAATAAAGTAAAGATCTTAGGACTTCTaaaatatgagactaaatgactcctGCTGATGAGTCCCTGTCACCAACCGTATATAACCGTGTTACTTGTCTTGTCCTTTCTCACAGGACATTAAAATTGAAGCGATGAGCTGCAGTGACAGGCGGGTGGCAGAACAATAAGACTCAGGATGTGGTTTAGCTCATCCCTGGTTCACTGCATAGAGGGAGATGCATGCTCTCTGCAATGACATTTCACTGCTCCAAACAACCTGTAGATGCCTGTTTTGAGTTTGGGGATGGACGATTTCAATTGTTTATGTGACTGGATGGGAGATACCGTTGTGCCCCATGAATATTTTGAATAACTGATGGCAAAACCTTATCCAATATGGTTTTACTgtaactattttttttactatagtTTTAGCCAGCATTTTTGCACCACATTAATCCCATTAAAGAGAAAGCTGCCattatataaaaagaaaaaaaatagagtcATTGCTTCCAACACAGGTGGCCTGCATTAATTTCAGAGTGCTTAATTGTTTAGAGGAAGTTCTCTGTTTTAAAATGGCCGACTACTTTTAAATGGAGGCTCGTTGGCTCTCTGGATGCTTTCTTTTTCAGTGGCTGCAGGGCCAAGGCGGGGTGTGAAACTGAAGTGTGACATTCACTGTTACATGGGTGGGTGAGCCGTGTACAATTCAGTCAGAagtcagtcagagtcagaagtgtgtgtttgttcatgctAGCGAGCGTTCAAGTGTTCAAGCATGacagaaagaggtagagagagaagtattgggagagagacgaagaggtggagagaaagaggacatagaaatgcagatattttgtgcaggtcaaaggtcacagttAAGTAGCAATCAGAACTCAAATTCTCACTAATGCCTATCCTGGAATTGATTAAACCAGCCTGACATACTGTAATAACTGGAgttcctctgtcttcttctatgtatctgtatctgtctctcacATATCAGCTGttgtctctgtcactctgtatctctttctctgtctctcctttctcctctcattGACATTTACCATAATAATGTCTTCCGATTATGACAAGCACAATCCCCCTCCTCCCAGAAACTGTTTTAATCGTGCAGCACGATGAATATTTCCGACCTCACTTCTTCATTTTGAACCTCATggttcccctttttttttttttttttggtaaattcTCAAGTCATTTACTTTACTGCTCTTGCTcagtctgctctgctctgccagGAAACACAGCCGACTCAGAATGGAACACGGAAGTGGTCGAGCAGCGTTTTGATCGCACAAACTCTGTCCCGCTGCAGCCGGAGCACGCTTCAAAGTCTGAGTGGCACACAGTTTCTCTCATCAAGCTTGACTTTACAAATGGAAGACTGTGTGTGGAAACTAATGCGTGCAAGCTTTATTTTACCCCGGGGCTACGCTGACCCCAAGTTCATTCTAAGCTCTTATTCTATGGAATCATGTATTATTTCACTAATGTACTGAGAGGGAATTGAAATGAATTCTTTAACTGACAAGGGCAGCATAGCAGAATAGGACAAGTTGAACATTAGACACACTGactagtgtatgtgtgttaggaGAAATCTTTATCACTACATTATGTCTGCTATACAGTGTTATGACAGAACACCATCAGATGCATATTTGTCATCCAAATAAATAGtgggtgtttcaaaagtaggtatacatttttacacacattattaatactaatatttttgctgttttcaggTACATGTATTATTTATGGACTATTGAATGtagaattattttgttaaatctaagttgtttttcattattattattattattattattattattattattattattgtcattattattatgattattaataataatcataataataataataataataaaaaaaattgcatgcctacttttgaaacacccaGTATCTCAACTATGGAAAGTCATGGTCATTCAACAGAAAAGTGAAGGAA
Coding sequences:
- the ptprc gene encoding receptor-type tyrosine-protein phosphatase C — its product is MLLRIMLELWYFLFESDRDHVLHPTASSDPASTLPASSPANTTHNQTSPPVTQPITIAPNLTTAGPSKCSYDIKAIKFGFEIKIINSFTATGYIITLTEQGSSRNLTFSKNGSSVIQNLKPCTMYGHNVTINNSVSTQCEPNGTQSLKTNEAIEGDIKNVDSLPGHLCYWSEWDISSALQTKESTRTVQYKNGQAFCIKFKYTDLCSNLTRTFNSRECRNISVPQNVSVANLLDPKEITLTAPDRLGGEIGTNTPLNCNNLTIDYTCRTVSVLDKPNVVKNVSELKPFTKYNCTGQINYNNVSTNKTTTIIVEIKCDLNISITRNHSTSKSIMLSWHTRSMKCEDAIPDLSYNCSCTDQKTKKTESVTETTLQCNVSGLKPFNDYKCQVQPKYNNKPVLGPVQIPVIQTAAEVPQPVLKDKITYSITENNAFTVKCKYFGELNGDMKKKKYIARLSPGNENTQQNKTTCDFEFTGLSYSTTYTVKVTVFNGHFESHPVLQEIITYYNDKAVIGILVFLIILTSVALLLVLYKIYILQRKKSHDLGEHLVLIPAANDEENLLNVEPIAAEVLLDAYKRKIADEGRLFLAEFQSIPRIFSRNTVKEAKKACNATKNRYVDILPYDYNRVQLTTGNGEAGCDYINASFIDGFKECKKYIAAQGPKDETVSDFWRMIWEQQSSIIVMVTRCEEGNRVKCAQYWPSPDRETEIFEEFIVKLNGEDHCPDYTIRHLSLSNKREKNSEREVTHIQFISWPDHGVPGEPHLLLKLRRRVNAFKNFFSGPIVVHCSAGVGRTGTYIGIDAMMEGLEAEGRVDIYGYIVRLRRQRCLMVQVEAQYILIHQALIEHNQFGETEIALPELHSTLGTLKQRNSSNEPSLIEEEFERLPKYKNWRTFNTGITEENKKKNRFSSVIPYDYNRVLVKLDDGSSHDSDQDDDDEDDSSDEEDEESTKYINASHIDGYWSPRSFITAQGPLPDTTADFWLMVYQKRATTIVMLSDCNEGDKEFCSAYWDNEKKSFGDVEVELTATDSSAAFITRTMQIRHAKRKESRQVKQFHFLKWANRELPEKTQDLTDMIKSIKQTCGHSSSKSERSVPLVVHCSDGSSRSGVFCALWNLLDSAQTEKLVDVFQVAKALRKERQGMIAGPEQYQFLYDALEGAFPVQNGEVKAASAAAVAEDSIDIVNESHAAEQAEEKQAEQPASTTAAHQQGAAESTPLVADGGNEDKVSGSPTENTPLEGTSNGPSVSLEV